A portion of the Oxynema aestuarii AP17 genome contains these proteins:
- a CDS encoding peptidase C15, with protein sequence MTRTVLLTSFTTWLPHQPSNASDDLLGYLSRDRFATPPADRALLQNAHFLRKLPVDFHLAPQRAIAAIEHLQPEAIVCCGMAETRQKLTLESRARYGDRTVNNPLDLDRLVHGLQWTEISHDAGQFVCERLYYSVLDYLHHRQKATVGAIAVRPDPVKHDNHRRCLFVHVPPLNRENLTAIAQDFVTILQRL encoded by the coding sequence ATGACTCGAACGGTTTTGCTGACTTCGTTTACCACCTGGTTACCCCACCAACCCTCTAATGCTTCAGACGATTTGTTGGGTTATTTAAGCCGCGATCGCTTCGCGACGCCTCCGGCGGATCGCGCACTGTTACAAAACGCTCATTTTTTGAGAAAACTGCCCGTCGATTTTCACTTAGCCCCCCAACGGGCGATCGCGGCGATCGAACACCTGCAACCGGAGGCGATCGTCTGTTGCGGAATGGCAGAAACTCGGCAAAAACTCACCCTAGAATCTCGGGCCCGGTATGGCGATCGCACGGTCAACAATCCCCTCGATCTCGATCGCCTCGTCCACGGCTTACAGTGGACTGAAATTAGCCACGATGCGGGACAATTCGTCTGCGAACGGCTGTATTATTCCGTTCTCGATTATCTCCACCACCGACAGAAAGCCACCGTCGGCGCGATCGCGGTTCGACCCGACCCCGTAAAGCATGACAACCATCGCCGTTGCTTGTTCGTCCACGTTCCGCCTCTCAATCGCGAGAACCTCACCGCGATCGCGCAAGATTTTGTAACAATTTTGCAGCGCCTCTAA
- a CDS encoding circularly permuted type 2 ATP-grasp protein, producing MRFDNYDPGDFYDELFASKGQPRPYTTPLIEKINSLSEGELVQRQQAAQIAMFKMGITFSVYGDSEGTERIFPFDLIPRIVAAQEWQELDRGLKQRIHTLNLFIADIYGEQKIIKDGIIPQDIIYSAKGFLKPCMGLKPPGDIWCHITGTDLVRDKNGQWYVLEDNLRCPSGVSYVLENRRVMKSTFSQVFRTMDIQPVDEYPSHLLETLLNIAPPHLPDPTVVVLTPGIYNSAYFEHSFLAQQMGVELVEGRDLVVADGYLQMRTTKGLQRVDVVYRRIDDDFIDPKVFRSDSMLGVPGLTEVYRAGRVGIANALGTGVADDKVIYAYVPEMIRYYLGEEQILPNVPTYMCWEPKQLEYVLANLDKLVVKAANESGGYGMLVGTQATPSEREEFAEKIKANPRNYIAQPTLCLSRVPTLLNGQFEGCHVDLRPYILYGEDIYVNPGGLTRVALKRGSLVVNSSQGGGSKDTWVLTR from the coding sequence GTGCGATTTGACAACTACGATCCAGGGGATTTTTACGACGAACTGTTCGCTTCCAAGGGTCAACCCCGTCCCTACACCACCCCTTTAATTGAAAAAATTAATTCCCTTTCCGAAGGCGAACTGGTGCAACGCCAACAAGCGGCGCAAATTGCCATGTTCAAAATGGGAATCACCTTCAGTGTCTACGGAGACAGCGAAGGAACCGAACGGATTTTCCCCTTCGACCTGATTCCGCGCATCGTCGCCGCACAAGAATGGCAAGAACTCGACCGAGGACTGAAACAACGGATTCATACCCTCAATCTGTTTATTGCCGATATCTACGGCGAACAGAAAATTATTAAAGACGGAATTATTCCTCAAGATATTATTTATTCCGCCAAAGGTTTTCTCAAACCCTGCATGGGTTTAAAACCGCCGGGGGATATCTGGTGTCACATCACCGGAACCGACCTGGTACGGGATAAAAATGGCCAGTGGTACGTATTAGAAGATAACCTGCGCTGTCCTTCTGGGGTTTCCTACGTTCTGGAAAACCGACGGGTGATGAAAAGCACCTTTTCTCAAGTATTCCGAACGATGGACATCCAACCCGTAGACGAATATCCCTCGCACTTACTCGAAACCTTACTCAATATTGCCCCTCCCCATTTACCCGATCCGACGGTGGTGGTATTAACCCCGGGGATTTATAATTCGGCTTATTTCGAGCATTCTTTCCTCGCCCAACAGATGGGGGTCGAACTGGTCGAAGGGCGGGATTTAGTCGTCGCCGACGGCTACTTACAGATGCGAACGACGAAAGGCTTGCAGCGTGTCGATGTCGTCTATCGCCGCATCGACGACGATTTTATCGATCCGAAGGTGTTTCGGTCGGACTCGATGCTCGGAGTTCCGGGACTGACGGAAGTTTACCGCGCCGGACGGGTCGGAATTGCCAATGCGTTAGGAACGGGGGTGGCGGACGATAAGGTGATTTACGCTTACGTTCCGGAAATGATTCGCTACTATCTCGGGGAAGAGCAGATTTTACCGAACGTTCCGACATATATGTGTTGGGAACCGAAGCAACTGGAATATGTGTTGGCGAATCTCGATAAGTTAGTGGTCAAGGCGGCGAACGAATCGGGCGGTTATGGAATGTTGGTGGGAACCCAAGCCACGCCGTCAGAACGGGAGGAGTTTGCGGAAAAAATTAAGGCCAATCCGCGCAATTATATCGCCCAACCGACGTTATGTTTGTCGCGGGTTCCGACGTTATTAAACGGTCAGTTTGAGGGATGTCACGTCGATTTGCGTCCTTATATTCTTTACGGAGAAGATATTTATGTGAATCCGGGAGGATTGACGCGGGTTGCCCTCAAACGGGGTTCTTTGGTGGTCAATTCTTCTCAAGGGGGAGGGAGTAAGGATACTTGGGTGTTGACTCGATGA
- the hisH gene encoding imidazole glycerol phosphate synthase subunit HisH has translation MPVIAVVDYDMGNLHSVCKGLENAGATAQIAEDADTIARADAVLLPGVGAFDPAIQHLRSRDLVGVVKEAIASGKPFLGVCLGLQILFDGSEEGKEPGLGIIPGTVRRFRSEPGLTVPHMGWNQLDFTQPEIPLWQNLPAHPWVYFVHSYYVDPIDPEVRAATVTHGSQTVTAAIARDNLMAVQFHPEKSSDLGLQILSNFVTLVERQQPALSR, from the coding sequence ATGCCAGTTATCGCCGTTGTAGATTACGACATGGGAAACTTGCACTCGGTGTGCAAAGGCTTGGAAAACGCCGGGGCGACGGCCCAGATCGCCGAGGACGCCGACACGATCGCCCGGGCGGACGCGGTACTCCTCCCCGGGGTCGGCGCCTTCGATCCCGCTATCCAACACCTGCGATCGCGCGATCTCGTCGGCGTCGTCAAAGAGGCGATCGCCTCCGGTAAGCCCTTCCTCGGCGTCTGTCTCGGCTTGCAAATCCTCTTCGACGGTAGCGAAGAAGGGAAAGAACCCGGTTTGGGCATTATTCCCGGTACGGTTCGCCGCTTCCGATCCGAACCCGGCTTGACGGTGCCTCACATGGGCTGGAATCAACTCGACTTCACCCAACCCGAGATTCCCCTCTGGCAGAATTTACCCGCCCACCCTTGGGTATACTTTGTCCATTCTTACTACGTAGATCCCATCGACCCTGAAGTGAGAGCCGCCACGGTCACCCACGGCAGCCAAACGGTCACCGCCGCGATCGCCCGGGACAACTTGATGGCGGTACAATTTCACCCGGAAAAATCCTCGGATTTGGGTTTGCAAATCTTGTCTAACTTCGTCACCTTAGTAGAACGCCAGCAACCCGCCTTATCCCGTTGA